The Comamonas piscis region TCCGGCACGGTAGAGAACATCATCCCCGATGAGGCGCGCATCTACGGCACCTGCCGCAACCTGACCCTGGCCTCCCAGCAGTTTCTCATCGACGGCCTGCACCGCGTCTGCAGCCACATCGCCGAGGCGCACTTTGCCAGCGCCGAAGTCATCATCAAACCCGGCTACCCCAACACCACCAACCACCGCAAAGAGGCGCTCTTCATGGGCGAGGTGATGCGTGAGATGGTCGGCAACACCCATGCCCACACCGATGTGCTGCCGGCGATGACGGCCGAGGACTTTGGCTTCATGCTCGAAGAAGTACCCGGCGCCTATGGCTGGATCGGCAATGGCGCCGATGGCCAACCGGGCGTGGGGCTGCACAACCCCGGCTATGATTTCAACGACAACAACATCGCGCTGGGCGCGAAGTTCTGGGACCGACTGGCACGCCGCTGGCTGGAGACCCAGGCGCTGCGCTAAGCCCCCACTGCCGCAAGAGGCCGCTCCGTTTTTGGAGGCCGCTGCGGCCTGACTTGGAGCCCCTTTTGCCGCGTCTACCCAGCCTCATCCAACTTCCCCGGCACGCCGCACGCGCGCTGCGCCGCTTTCCACAGTTACTGCTCGGGCTGGCCTTGCTTGCCGGCGGCCATGCGGCCCAGGCACGTGCGCCTGTGGCAGAAAAACCAGCGCCCACCAGCAACCCCGCCTGCCCCGCACCACCGGTTACCGATCCGGCGGTGTACCAGGCCGAGGCGCGCAAGCCGCAGCCCGACCGGGGTGTGCTCTGGCAACTGCGCAAGGGCGACGATATCGCCTATCTCTGGGGCAGCATCCATGTGGGGCAGCTGCCCTGGATCATTCCCGGCCCGCGCACCCAACAAGCGCTGCGCGGCGCCCCTGCGATTGCGCTGGAGCTGGACCCGGTCGACCCCGCCACCTTGCAGGCCCTGACGCAGGCGATGCGCGAGGACAGCGACCGGCAACAACTCATCATGCGCCAGCACCCTGAGCTGCAAGCGCGCATGGGCCGCATGGCAGTTGAATCCTGCATAGACACCAGCACCTGGCAGACCAACGCCTCCACCCTCGCCCGCATCATCATGCTGGGCATGCAGGATGTGGCCCGCAGCGGCTACCACCCCGCCTACGGCATCGATGTGAACCTGGCAGCCATCGCCCATGCCGCCGGCCGCCCCGTCAAAGCCATCGAGACGGCGCAAGAGCAATTGGTCGCCATGGGCCTGGGCGGCAATGGCGTGCCGGCGCAACTGGCCACGCCCGAGGACATCCGCAAGGCCCTGGATGACATCGACAGCGGCAAAAACCGCCAGGTGGCGCTGGACCTGGTGCACCATTGGGAAAGCGGTGACCTGGTAGCCCTGGACCAGCTGACGCGCGATTGCCAGTGCCTGGGCGACATGGGCATGAAGGCGGCACTGCTCGACAACCGCAACCAGCGCATGGCCGAACGGCTGCCAGCCATGATTACAGCGCAACCCAATCTCTTTATCGCCGTCGGCCTGCTGCACATGGTGGGCGACAACAACCTGCTGGAGCTGCTGCAAAAGCAGGGCTACACGGTGCGGCAGTTGACGGGCAAGGGGGCCGATACCGCAGCCGCTGCCAGCGCCCCTGCCAAAGCACCCTAAGCGCCGATAAAAAATGCCGCCGGCTTTGCAGCGGGCGGCATAAAAAGATAGACCTCAGCTGGCGCGTTCAGGCTATCTGAGGGCGCTGGTCATGCTTGGCCAGCATGTCGGCATAGGGCTCCAGCACCCATTTTTGTTCTGCGGCATCCGGGATCTGCGCCGCACTGGCTTGCACCACCTGGCCATGCGCGGCACACAGCTGTGCCATCGCGGCCGGGCTGATCAGGCCCTCCCGCAGCAGCAAGCTGGTCATTGCCATCAGCAAGGCGTTGTGCTGCACCAGCAAGTCCTGCGCACGCAGCATCTGCGCTTGCAGCAAGGCCTCGATACCGGCATTGGTGGCTGCCACTTCGGTATTGGTGTTGTCGCCCGGCTCCTGGGCCACATCGGTGCGCGACAGGCGCGCCCCAAAACCCAGATGGCGCAGGTAACGCGCCGCATCCGCCGTAGTCTGCAGGATGTCCTGCTCGGCCCCGGTGGTACAGGCCTCCTGGCCAAACACATGGCGCTCGGCCGCGCGGCCCGCCAGGCCCACGCAAACCATGTCCAGCATATTGCGCTTCGAGGTGGCCTGCAGCTCAGTAAAGCTGTTGTAGCCGCCTTCGAAGGTAGCGATGTTGATCTTCAGCTCTTGCGGCGTGCGGCCAAACAGCAATGCATAGACCAGACCATGCCCCGCCTCATGCACCGCCAGCAAGGCCCGAAAATCCGCGCTGGTGCGCTGCTTGACCTTGTTCAGATCCAGCGGCACGGCAAAGCACTGTTGCAACGGCGCTGGCGCATCCGGCAGCGCCAGTTGCACCTGCAGCTGCGCCGCGCCAGCGGCCATTTGCACCTGCAATGGCTGCCCTGCCTGCGCGCCCTGCTCCAGCGCCCACAGCGCCGCATCCACCAAGGCACTCGACAAGATCGTGTGCACCGACGAGAACAGCGGCCGCGTCCCTTGGGTGGGAAAGACGGCGTTCTGGTAGATCTGCGCCAGCACATCCGGGCCGATGACAAAGCGCAGCCCGCAGTTGGCCTCAATGCCTTGCACATAGTTGTGCACGGTCATCGCAATCAGCTGCTCATAGGTCGAGCGGCTGAACGACGGGTAGATCACATGCTGGTTGCCCAGCCGGGCGATCTGCTCGGGTTTGAAGCGTTCGGCCAAGGCCCGCTTGACATCGATCAGCGACAAGCGGCTGGTGAGCCGGTGGAAGATGTCGGCATCGGTGTCGCAGTCCTCGACGCGGCTGGCCGTCTCCGAGTACATCTCATCGAGGTTGCCACAGACAAAGACCAGCAGCTTGCTGTAATCGGTCTCCCAGGATTGCTGAGAGCTACGAAACTGGACCAGCAGCTGGTGAATGTAGTCATTGCTCCACTGCATGATGTCCAGCAAGGGCGCATCGAGCTTCAGGCTGCGCTTGAGGGCCTGCGCGTCCCAGGCATCAATCTTGTAGCGCATCTTCTGCTTTTTGCGCCGCTCCTGCGCATCGTCTTCTTCGGCCCGCTCGGCGTCATAGAGCGCATCCGCCAGTTTGCGCTCGATGCTGTGCAGCTCCGACAAAGCCGGTGGCAGCTTGCCATCGGACAACAAGGCCCAGACATCCTGGTAGCGCTCGACCTTGCTGTCTTCGCCACGGCTGCTTACCGTGCGGTAACGCTGGAACTCATCGAGCACCAGGATGCCAGGCGCGCCTTCCACCAGCCCCGCACTCTCGAGCGTGCCGGAGATAGTGGATGCGCCATAGCTGTCACCGTTTTGGCTGAAGCCGTCCATCTGGACTTCGACAAAGCGATCATAAAAACCCAGCAGCTGCGCCAGGCGGCGCGTCAGCTGGGTCTTGCCCGTGCCTGTCAATCCCCACAGGCACACAATCACAGGGCGGGTAATGAGCTGGGGCATCACATACCAGGCGCGCACGGCGCCCGTCACACGGTCAATCACGTCATCAATACCGATCAATTCGGTTTTCAGCTGGGCCGCAATGGCCTGCAGGTTTTGCTGACGCTCATGCATCTGTACGCGAAGCAATAGCTCCGGGGAGGTTTTCATTTCTTTCATGTTGTGCTGTCTCTTCAGCCTGCGCAGCCGCTCAATCCCCATGGTCGGCTTTGCGGGTCATCTGTTGCAAAGCCATCCGGTCGGCACGGCGCTGGGCGCCTTGGCTGCGGATGTGCTTGCCCGCAGCGCCGGACAGACGCCGTTGGGCCATGGCTTTGGCAACAGGGTTGAAAGGAGTGGCATCGGCCACAATCAGCAGCGCGATAGGCTGCTTCATGCGGCGCAAGGCCTTGACCCGGCCCTCTTCAAAGGCGCGGGAAACGGTTTTTGCACTCATCTGTGCGGTTCCTCAGGGGCTTGGCGCGCCTTCAGCCATAAGCTGGCGCAGCAAGACCCCAAAACAAAAAGCCCCGGCGACGTAGCCAGGGCTTTTGTCGATCCCGCCTGCAGTGCTGCAGGCGGCGATCTGGGCCAAGGCTAAACCATATGAACATGGTTTAGCCGGGGCAGAAACCGTGTTCAGTGGAGAGGGTTGAACATAAAACAGGACATAGCAAAAACTCCCAATAATGCGCTGCAGAAGGTCATTCGTTACTGCAGCGATAAGAAGACGAAGGCTGGACTATAGCGTGAATTTCTCAATCACGCAAGCCCCATATACAGCCTGTTGCATAAAACAAACCGACAACCGCTGGCTTCCGCCCCTTTTGCACGGCTTTTTGCACATAAAACGCAGCAACATGCCAACAGCGGCCAAAACCGCCGCTGGAGCCAGCTACAGATCAATAACGCTTGCGGCCCGCCTTGCGGTGCTTGGCATGCTCGGCCTTCTTGGCCTGTTGCAAGGCCTCGGCCGCCTCGCCGGCAGCGCGCCACTGCTCAAACTCTGCCGGGGTCTCCACGGTGATACGGCCCAGCATCTGGGTGCGAAAGTCGGTGATCAGCAGCTCAGCGGCCTTTTGCATATTGATGCGGCCGCCGCTCATCACCGCGCCGCGCTTTTTGCCAATGAGGGTCAGCAGCTCGTCATCGCCCAGCGCGGCCAGCTCCGCATCATCGAGGCCCAGCTTGTAGCGCTCATCCAGTTGGCGGGGGTAGTGCTTTTGCAGGTACAGCAGCAGCTCCAGCGCCACCAGCTCATCGTCATAGGCATTGCGGCCCACCGAGCCGCAAACCGCGAGCTTGTAGCCGGACTCCGGCACGATGATCTTGGGCCAGAGCATGCCGGGCGTGTCCCAGAGGTAGAAATCATCGGCCAGCACAATGCGCTGCTCGTCCTTGGTCACCCCGGCCTCGTCACCGGCCTTGGCCTGGCTCTTGCCGCTCATGCTGTTGATCAGGGTGGACTTACCGACATTGGGCACGCCGCAGATCAACACCCGCATGGGCTTGGCCATGCCGCCGCGTCCGGGCGAGAGTTGGCGGCAGGCCTCGACCAGGCGCTTGGCGGGTGCTGGCTCGCTCGCATCCAGCGGTAAGGCCTTGGTCTCGAACTGCGCCTCATACCAGGCCACCCACAGCGCCGTGCGGCTGGCATCAGCCATGTCCTGCTTGTTGATGATCTTGAGGGTGGGCTTGTGGCCCGTCAGCTCCGTCAGCGCCGGGTTGGCGCTGGAGCCGGGCATGCGCGCGTCCAGCACCTCGATGACCACATCGATGTCTTTGATGCGCTCGGCAATCAGCTTGCGCGTCAGGTGCATATGCCCGGGGAACCATTGGATACTCATACTCTTGCTTTCGGGGGAATGGTGCATGGGCATCGCGCACAGAGTTGCGCCGTGCCGGATAATGCTGCCATGTCTTCTTTATCTCAACGCCAGTGGGATGCGCAGCGCAAATCCGATCAGGACCTGCTCATCAAAGGCATCATCTTGGTCTTGATAGGGCTGGTGATTGTCGTCTCGCCCTATGTCGCTCAGGGCGATATTGTGCAGGGAGTTTTTGCTAAGGCTCCAGCAGTCGGTTGGTTTTCCCTGGTATTGGGCGCGGCTTTTGTGCTGCGCTTTGGCCTGCGCCGCAAGGCCGTGCCGCCACGGCCTGAGCAGTGAATGCCGCGCCAGCCCCCCAAGCTTTAGCCAGTTTACGGGAGGCCCGCGAGTGCTTTGCCGCGCTGCAGGCCAGCGCCAGCGCCCGGCAGATCAGCTTGCGTGAGCCCCCTAGCGCCCCCACCACCTGCTGTGGCCGGGGCTGCAATGGCTGCGTCTGGGAAGGCTTTTTTGCCGCAGCCATGTACTGGCAGGAATGCGCGCTGGATGCGCTGAAGCCTTAACCCCGCCTCTGCGCTACAACCAGTTATGTCGACTGCGCCTGGGCAGCCTCGGCCTGCACCGGTGGCAAGGTCTCCTCGCGCGCCAGCAGCTGGCGGATCTGCACCGCATCCTGCTGCAGCTGGCTTGCCAAAATACGTGCGGTGGCTAAGCGCCGCATCAGCCAGGGAATGAGCTGGTCGCGGTCCTCAGGACCCGGCACGCGCTCGGGTGCCGGCATCTTGGCGGGGCGCTGCGCATCGGCATCGCTCGCTGCGATCTGCGGCGCTTGCAGCAGGCAGGCATCGATGCTGGCCGCTGTGTCTTTGAGTTGCTGCACCGCAAAGGGCGACGGCGTCTGGCCCCGGCGCATCATCAGCATGATCTTGACAGAGGACATCTGGCCCAGCAGCTGGTAGCAATGGGCCTGGAACAGCTCCAGCGCCTGCAATGGTGGCTGCACCGCGCGCGGCTCTTTCAGCGAACGGTCAACAGCCTGGATCAGCGCCGAGAGGCTGTCGTAGGCTTCGCGCCGAGCCAGCCGCCAGGCCAGCTCGGGGGCATTGTCGACGGCTTGGAGCTGATCGACCGCCAGCGAGGTGCTGGCATGCGCCGCCTGCGCCTTTAGCACGCGCTGCACCAGCGCTGGCAGCTGCGAGCGCTCCCAGGACGGCAACACATAGGCAAAGGCCCAGGCAATGCCGGTGCCGATCAAGGTATCGACCACGCGCTCGAACATATGGAAGGTGGTGCTGCCGCCGGCATGCAACATATGCGCCTGCACAAGGCCCAGCACCGTGGCGCCCATAGCCGTGAACAGATAGCGGCGCAGCGCAAAGCCGTGCGCGACCCCCTGGGCCAGGGTCAGGCACAGAATCAAGCCCAGCGGCGACAAATGCGCTGACAAGATGGCCAGCGCCGCCACGCAGCCCAGCAAGGTGCCCAGCACCCGGATGGTGCGCCGCTCCAAGGTTTGCGCCAGGCTGCCGCGCAGCACCACCACAATGGTCAGTAGCACCCAATAGGCATGCGCATTCCAGGGCAGCATCTGTACCACCACATAGCCCACCGCAATCGCCAGCGCCGCACGGATCGCATGGCGCAGGGGAGGCGCATCCCAGCTCATCAGGCCCTTGAACGGTGTCCAGGACCAGGCGGTGGGGCTGACAAACATTTGCCAGCTGGCGCGCACCACGGCCAGGTCGGGCTCAACCTCGTCCCGGCCCAGGCCGACGAGGCGGCTCACTTCTTCATGGATGCGTACGATGCGCTCACTCAGCTCACGCGACAGCGCCTGGGGCGATACGTCGGCGTCAAAATGGTCGGGCAGCGATTCTTCGAGCCGTTGCACCGGCGTCTGGCTGGCCATCTGCATGGGGCGCAGCAACGCATCGAGGTTGCTCATCGGCCGGGGCTTGCGGCCCAGCAGCAGGCTATCGGCCAAATGCACCAGCTCCATCGCCAAGGCGCGCAGCGTGGCCTGCTGGGCCAGCAGCATGGGCGCCTGCTCGGGCGCCTTGCGCAAATGCTCCAGGTCCAGCTCGCAGGCCAGCAGATGGTCGCGGATCTCCAGCATCTGCAGCAGCATGCCGGCCAGGCGCTGGCGGCGGGGGGTGCGCGGGCTCTCCAGCACAATGTCGCGGGCGGCTTGCAGCTGGTCGGCAAAGGCCGCATGCCGGGCCATCAGCTGGCCCATGTGCTGCTGGGGCAGGCCCGTGCGGGAGAATTTGCCAAAATTGCGGTCGGCCAAGTTATCGCCATAGGCTTCGCCATCCACCGTTTCGCCATCCAGCCCCACATGGCGGGCGGCCTCGGGCAGCACCATACGCGCCTGCTCCAGCATCAGCGCGGCCAGCGACAGCACGGTATCGGCGATGAACTGCACGCGGTAGCGGAAATTAAGCAAAGTATTGGCGATGACCGCATACACCAGGAACATGCCAGCACCAATGCTGAAGAACAAGGTGGATTCAGCCGCCGCTGCCAACAGTTGCCCCTCGGGCGGCTTGGGCACCGACATGCCCAGCACCATGGCCAGCACCACTGCAATCGCAATCGGCGCGCCGCGCTTGCCCCAGGCCATCCACAAAAAGCCTAAGAAGGTGGACAGCACCGCCAACATGCCCAGCAGCACCAGGTGCTGGTGCATCAGCTGCACCAGAAAGAACAGCGGCGCGCCCAGCACGGGCGCTGGCAGCATGCGCCAGAACTTGCCCCGGCGTGGCGCTGGATTATCAACAATGATGGACACAATCACCCCGACCGACGCGGCCGCCGCATGCTGCGTGCCCCAGATCAGCTGCACCAGGGTGGTGACGAGAAAAAGGCCCAGCGCCACTTCCAGCCCATTGAGCACATAGTGGTTGAGCAGGCCACGCTTGAAGGTGCGCCAACTGCGGTCGGAAGAGAAATGCGCCATGGAGAAACAATACGAGGATTCAAGGCCGAGGGATGTCGGACAAATGATAGCCATCCCTGCTAGCTACCAACGCAGAAGCGCCAAGCTTCTTGCAAGCTTTTGCATTCTGCGCCAAGACCTGGGCCTCTGCCAGCAACAAAAAAGCCCGCAGCAGCGGGCTCTTGGGCATCAGCAGGATTAAGACACAACGAGGTGCTCAGGCGACATATAGCACTGGCGCCATTCTTCAAAGGGCACGGTGTCGGCGGCTTCCATGTCCTTTTGCGCCTGGATCGACTTGGCCGCCAGCTCCTGGTACTTGGCGGTCAAGGCCTCGCTCCAGGGGCGGGCTAGGGTCTGCTCGCGGGCCCATTCCGATTGGGCAGCGCCAAAGGCCTTGAACGAGGTGCCAAACTGCTCGCTGACTGCAGCCAGCACCTGTGCCGACGGGGTCTGCGCCGGGTTGGCCAACAAGGTTTGGGACTGCGCCAGTGCCTGGCTGTAGTCTTGCGTGCCATGGGCCTGGTCCAGGGCAGCGGCAATCGGTTGGCAGGCTTGCAGAATCTCCTGCGCCCACTCGGTCAGCTTCACTTCTTTGCCCTGGCGCTGCAGGTTCAGGCCCGGCTCACGGCCGCGCTCGGCCACCATGTGCTGGTTGTGCTTCATCTCGGCAATCTCGGCGGGCGAGTCGGGCGGGCTGTCGCTCAGCAGGCAGTGCAGCAGGAACACATCCAGCAAGCGCATCGTCGGGGCCGAGATGCCCATGCTGTCAAAGGGATTGATGTCCATCAAGCGCACTTCGACGTACTCGACACCGCGCTCGCGCAGCGCATGCAGCGGGCGCTCGCCGCGCTGCACCGTGCGCTTGGGGCGGATGGTGCCGTAGAACTCGTTCTCGATCTGCAGCAGGCTGGTGCCCAGCTGGTTGTACTCACCGCCGGGGTTGAGGATGCCGACCTTTTCATAGGCCGGATACGGCTGCGTCAACGCGCCGTAGAGCGAATCGGCATAGCCCTTGAGATCGTTGTAGCTGACGCTGATGGAGGCCTGGGCATCGCTTTGGTAACCCAGGCGGCCCATGCGCAGCGAGGTGGCGTGGGGCAGGTGCAGGGCACCCTGGCCATCGCCCAGCGGCTGCAGCTGGTGCGGGCGTCCCTGCACAAAACAGGGACAGAGCACCGGCGATGCGCCAAACAGATAAAGCAGCAAAAAGGCCTGGCGGCGGAAATTGCGGATCAGCCCAAAATAGGCCTCGCTGCTGACACCGGGCAGCGACCAGTTGTAGTGGATGCCCGAGATGGTTTGCATGCGCCGACCATAGCGGTGGCCCAGGCCCATGCGGTAAATGCTTTTGGAACGGCCAATGTGCGAGGTGCCAAAGCGGCCCAGCGGGATGTTCTCGTCCGATGGCAGCGAGCAAGGCATGCTCGAAATCCACAGGCGCTCGTCGTTGGCCTGCAGCACCTGGTAGACATACTGGTGCACCTCGGCCAGCTCATCGAGGCAGGCCTGCACACCTTGGTGCACGCCGGTGATGATCTCGATCTGCGACTCGCTGAAATCGGTGGTGATGCTGCTGTGCGTCAGCGCGGAGCCCAAAGCGGCCGGGTGTGGCGTGAGGGCCAGCGCGCCCTCATCGTTCACGCGCAAGCCTTCTTTCTCGATGCCGCGCCCCATCTGCAGCAGGCGCTGGGCGCCGATGGCATCAATACGTTGTTGGATATGGTTCATCTGCGTTGTTCTTGTCTAAGCCGGGCTGCACGATAGCAGGTTGCCCGGCGACTGGCAGAGTATTGCACGCTCAGCCCGACCGGCCTTCGGGATTTAACCCAGGCCCCAGCGCAAGGCCTGGCGAGTCATAGTAAGAAGCTGTTGTAATCGCCGTTTCTGTTGCTTTAGGGATTCTCTGCATGACCCTCGCCGCATGGGATGGCCGCGGATCGGGAGGAGGTGCAAGGCGTCTTTTGCAGTCAATAGCGAGCTATTGACAAGGAAGACAACGCAGCGGATCGCCCGAGTCCGCGTTCAGACCACGGCAGGGAGTTGTGCAGAGGATCCCTCATGCAAGCTTGATTTAATGCAGCTTCTGCTGGGCCTTGCGGATCTCCAGAT contains the following coding sequences:
- a CDS encoding TraB/GumN family protein, which codes for MPRLPSLIQLPRHAARALRRFPQLLLGLALLAGGHAAQARAPVAEKPAPTSNPACPAPPVTDPAVYQAEARKPQPDRGVLWQLRKGDDIAYLWGSIHVGQLPWIIPGPRTQQALRGAPAIALELDPVDPATLQALTQAMREDSDRQQLIMRQHPELQARMGRMAVESCIDTSTWQTNASTLARIIMLGMQDVARSGYHPAYGIDVNLAAIAHAAGRPVKAIETAQEQLVAMGLGGNGVPAQLATPEDIRKALDDIDSGKNRQVALDLVHHWESGDLVALDQLTRDCQCLGDMGMKAALLDNRNQRMAERLPAMITAQPNLFIAVGLLHMVGDNNLLELLQKQGYTVRQLTGKGADTAAAASAPAKAP
- a CDS encoding AAA family ATPase; protein product: MKEMKTSPELLLRVQMHERQQNLQAIAAQLKTELIGIDDVIDRVTGAVRAWYVMPQLITRPVIVCLWGLTGTGKTQLTRRLAQLLGFYDRFVEVQMDGFSQNGDSYGASTISGTLESAGLVEGAPGILVLDEFQRYRTVSSRGEDSKVERYQDVWALLSDGKLPPALSELHSIERKLADALYDAERAEEDDAQERRKKQKMRYKIDAWDAQALKRSLKLDAPLLDIMQWSNDYIHQLLVQFRSSQQSWETDYSKLLVFVCGNLDEMYSETASRVEDCDTDADIFHRLTSRLSLIDVKRALAERFKPEQIARLGNQHVIYPSFSRSTYEQLIAMTVHNYVQGIEANCGLRFVIGPDVLAQIYQNAVFPTQGTRPLFSSVHTILSSALVDAALWALEQGAQAGQPLQVQMAAGAAQLQVQLALPDAPAPLQQCFAVPLDLNKVKQRTSADFRALLAVHEAGHGLVYALLFGRTPQELKINIATFEGGYNSFTELQATSKRNMLDMVCVGLAGRAAERHVFGQEACTTGAEQDILQTTADAARYLRHLGFGARLSRTDVAQEPGDNTNTEVAATNAGIEALLQAQMLRAQDLLVQHNALLMAMTSLLLREGLISPAAMAQLCAAHGQVVQASAAQIPDAAEQKWVLEPYADMLAKHDQRPQIA
- the ylqF gene encoding ribosome biogenesis GTPase YlqF, which translates into the protein MSIQWFPGHMHLTRKLIAERIKDIDVVIEVLDARMPGSSANPALTELTGHKPTLKIINKQDMADASRTALWVAWYEAQFETKALPLDASEPAPAKRLVEACRQLSPGRGGMAKPMRVLICGVPNVGKSTLINSMSGKSQAKAGDEAGVTKDEQRIVLADDFYLWDTPGMLWPKIIVPESGYKLAVCGSVGRNAYDDELVALELLLYLQKHYPRQLDERYKLGLDDAELAALGDDELLTLIGKKRGAVMSGGRINMQKAAELLITDFRTQMLGRITVETPAEFEQWRAAGEAAEALQQAKKAEHAKHRKAGRKRY
- a CDS encoding oxidoreductase-like domain-containing protein; the encoded protein is MNAAPAPQALASLREARECFAALQASASARQISLREPPSAPTTCCGRGCNGCVWEGFFAAAMYWQECALDALKP
- a CDS encoding FUSC family protein, whose translation is MAHFSSDRSWRTFKRGLLNHYVLNGLEVALGLFLVTTLVQLIWGTQHAAAASVGVIVSIIVDNPAPRRGKFWRMLPAPVLGAPLFFLVQLMHQHLVLLGMLAVLSTFLGFLWMAWGKRGAPIAIAVVLAMVLGMSVPKPPEGQLLAAAAESTLFFSIGAGMFLVYAVIANTLLNFRYRVQFIADTVLSLAALMLEQARMVLPEAARHVGLDGETVDGEAYGDNLADRNFGKFSRTGLPQQHMGQLMARHAAFADQLQAARDIVLESPRTPRRQRLAGMLLQMLEIRDHLLACELDLEHLRKAPEQAPMLLAQQATLRALAMELVHLADSLLLGRKPRPMSNLDALLRPMQMASQTPVQRLEESLPDHFDADVSPQALSRELSERIVRIHEEVSRLVGLGRDEVEPDLAVVRASWQMFVSPTAWSWTPFKGLMSWDAPPLRHAIRAALAIAVGYVVVQMLPWNAHAYWVLLTIVVVLRGSLAQTLERRTIRVLGTLLGCVAALAILSAHLSPLGLILCLTLAQGVAHGFALRRYLFTAMGATVLGLVQAHMLHAGGSTTFHMFERVVDTLIGTGIAWAFAYVLPSWERSQLPALVQRVLKAQAAHASTSLAVDQLQAVDNAPELAWRLARREAYDSLSALIQAVDRSLKEPRAVQPPLQALELFQAHCYQLLGQMSSVKIMLMMRRGQTPSPFAVQQLKDTAASIDACLLQAPQIAASDADAQRPAKMPAPERVPGPEDRDQLIPWLMRRLATARILASQLQQDAVQIRQLLAREETLPPVQAEAAQAQST
- the gshA gene encoding glutamate--cysteine ligase; translation: MNHIQQRIDAIGAQRLLQMGRGIEKEGLRVNDEGALALTPHPAALGSALTHSSITTDFSESQIEIITGVHQGVQACLDELAEVHQYVYQVLQANDERLWISSMPCSLPSDENIPLGRFGTSHIGRSKSIYRMGLGHRYGRRMQTISGIHYNWSLPGVSSEAYFGLIRNFRRQAFLLLYLFGASPVLCPCFVQGRPHQLQPLGDGQGALHLPHATSLRMGRLGYQSDAQASISVSYNDLKGYADSLYGALTQPYPAYEKVGILNPGGEYNQLGTSLLQIENEFYGTIRPKRTVQRGERPLHALRERGVEYVEVRLMDINPFDSMGISAPTMRLLDVFLLHCLLSDSPPDSPAEIAEMKHNQHMVAERGREPGLNLQRQGKEVKLTEWAQEILQACQPIAAALDQAHGTQDYSQALAQSQTLLANPAQTPSAQVLAAVSEQFGTSFKAFGAAQSEWAREQTLARPWSEALTAKYQELAAKSIQAQKDMEAADTVPFEEWRQCYMSPEHLVVS